The proteins below are encoded in one region of Rhizobacter sp.:
- a CDS encoding cold shock domain-containing protein, with translation MAFGTVKWFNDAKGFGFIEPEGGGEDVFAHFSAIKMDGFRTLKQGGRVSYDAVQGPKGQLAQNICPHEALDAPPVPAAMAPGVGVSASL, from the coding sequence ATGGCTTTTGGAACTGTCAAGTGGTTCAACGATGCAAAGGGTTTTGGCTTCATTGAACCCGAGGGTGGGGGCGAAGACGTCTTTGCCCATTTTTCGGCCATCAAGATGGATGGCTTTCGCACCTTGAAGCAGGGCGGCCGCGTCAGCTACGACGCCGTACAAGGCCCCAAAGGTCAGCTGGCCCAAAACATCTGCCCGCACGAGGCGCTCGACGCGCCGCCCGTGCCGGCCGCCATGGCACCCGGCGTGGGGGTCAGCGCAAGTCTCTAG
- the clpS gene encoding ATP-dependent Clp protease adapter ClpS produces MPDDTPPPPKPPKAVPPPERGQGAVVAERKTAKTEPPRMFQVVLLNDDYTPMEFVVMVLQEYFKRDLETATQIMLKVHKEGRGVCGVYTKDVAATKVELVLTAARRGGHPLQCIMEAA; encoded by the coding sequence ATGCCTGACGACACCCCTCCACCGCCCAAGCCTCCCAAGGCTGTGCCGCCGCCCGAGCGCGGCCAGGGCGCGGTTGTCGCCGAGCGCAAGACGGCCAAGACAGAGCCGCCCCGGATGTTCCAGGTGGTGCTCCTCAACGACGACTACACGCCGATGGAGTTTGTCGTGATGGTGCTTCAGGAATATTTCAAACGCGACCTCGAGACCGCGACGCAGATCATGCTCAAGGTGCACAAGGAAGGCCGTGGTGTCTGCGGTGTCTACACCAAGGACGTGGCGGCCACGAAAGTCGAACTGGTGTTGACCGCTGCCCGTCGTGGCGGCCACCCACTGCAATGCATTATGGAGGCCGCATGA
- the clpA gene encoding ATP-dependent Clp protease ATP-binding subunit ClpA, with translation MIAQELEVSLHMAFVEARQQRHEFITVEHLLMALLDNPSAAEVLRACSANIDELRKSLAQFIKENTPTVGGTEEVDTQPTLGFQRVIQRAIMHVQSTGSGKKEVTGANVLVAIFGEKDSHAVYYLHQQGVTRLDVVNFIAHGIKKTDPPEQPKSNEGSSGEGEKEEGESKGSPLDQFTQNLNQMARDGKIDPLIGREHEVERVIQILCRRRKNNPLLVGEAGVGKTAIAEGLAWRITQSEVPEILADAQVYALDMGALLAGTKYRGDFEQRLKSVLKHLKDQPNAVLFIDEIHTLIGAGAASGGTLDASNLLKPALSSGQMKCIGATTFTEYRGIFEKDAALSRRFQKVDVVEPSVEQTVEILKGLKSRFEEHHSVKYALGALQAAAELSAKFINDRHLPDKAIDVIDEAGAAQRILPKSKQKKTITRNEVEEIVAKIARIPPTSVSNDDRSKLKTLERDLNSVVFGQEPAIEALAAAIKMARSGLGKPDKPIGSFLFSGPTGVGKTEVAKQLAFILGIELIRFDMSEYMERHAVSRLIGAPPGYVGFDQGGLLTEAVTKKPHAVLLLDEIEKAHPDVFNVLLQVMDHGSLTDNNGRKADFRNVIIIMTTNAGAETMNKATIGFTTSREQGDEMADIKRLFTPEFRNRLDATVSFRALDEEIIMRVVDKFLLQLEAQLAEKKVEVTFSDALRKHLAKKGFDPLMGARPMQRLIQDTIRRALADELLFGRLVDGGRLAVDLDAEGKVVLDIQPPKKSDKPKAEPATA, from the coding sequence ATGATTGCGCAAGAGCTTGAGGTCAGCCTGCACATGGCGTTCGTCGAGGCGCGCCAGCAGCGCCACGAATTCATCACCGTCGAGCATCTGCTGATGGCGCTGCTCGACAACCCGTCGGCCGCTGAAGTGCTGCGGGCCTGCTCGGCCAACATCGATGAGTTGCGCAAGAGCCTGGCGCAGTTCATCAAGGAAAACACGCCCACCGTGGGCGGCACCGAAGAGGTCGACACCCAGCCGACGCTCGGCTTCCAGCGCGTGATCCAGCGCGCGATCATGCATGTGCAGTCCACCGGCAGCGGCAAGAAGGAAGTGACCGGCGCCAACGTGCTGGTTGCGATCTTCGGCGAGAAGGATTCGCACGCGGTCTACTACCTGCACCAGCAAGGCGTGACGCGTCTCGACGTGGTGAACTTCATCGCCCACGGCATCAAGAAGACCGACCCGCCCGAGCAGCCGAAGTCCAACGAAGGTTCCAGCGGCGAAGGCGAGAAGGAAGAGGGCGAATCCAAGGGCTCGCCGCTCGACCAGTTCACGCAAAACCTCAACCAGATGGCCCGCGACGGCAAGATCGATCCGCTGATCGGCCGCGAGCACGAGGTCGAGCGCGTCATCCAGATCCTGTGCCGCCGCCGCAAGAACAACCCGCTGCTGGTGGGTGAGGCCGGCGTGGGCAAGACCGCCATCGCCGAAGGTCTCGCCTGGCGCATCACGCAGAGCGAAGTGCCCGAGATCCTGGCCGACGCGCAGGTCTATGCGCTCGACATGGGCGCCTTGCTCGCCGGCACCAAGTACCGCGGTGATTTCGAGCAACGCCTGAAGAGCGTGCTCAAGCACCTGAAGGACCAGCCGAACGCGGTGCTCTTCATCGACGAGATCCACACGCTGATCGGCGCGGGCGCCGCCTCGGGCGGCACGCTCGACGCGAGCAACCTGCTCAAGCCGGCGCTCAGCTCGGGCCAGATGAAGTGCATTGGCGCGACCACCTTCACCGAGTACCGCGGCATCTTCGAGAAGGATGCGGCGCTGTCGCGTCGCTTCCAGAAGGTCGACGTGGTCGAGCCTTCGGTCGAGCAGACGGTCGAGATCCTGAAGGGCCTGAAGTCGCGCTTCGAAGAGCACCACAGCGTGAAGTACGCGCTGGGCGCCCTGCAGGCCGCAGCTGAGTTGTCGGCCAAGTTCATCAACGACCGTCACCTGCCCGACAAGGCGATCGACGTGATCGACGAGGCCGGTGCCGCGCAACGCATCCTGCCCAAGAGCAAGCAGAAGAAGACCATCACCCGCAACGAGGTCGAAGAGATCGTCGCAAAGATCGCGCGCATCCCGCCGACCAGCGTGTCGAACGACGACCGCTCCAAGCTCAAGACGCTCGAGCGCGACCTCAACAGCGTTGTGTTCGGCCAGGAGCCGGCCATCGAAGCGTTGGCGGCTGCCATCAAGATGGCACGCTCCGGCTTGGGCAAGCCCGACAAGCCGATCGGCTCGTTCCTCTTCAGCGGCCCCACCGGCGTCGGCAAGACCGAAGTCGCGAAGCAGCTGGCGTTCATCCTCGGCATCGAGCTGATCCGCTTCGACATGAGCGAGTACATGGAGCGCCATGCGGTCAGCCGCCTGATTGGCGCGCCTCCGGGCTACGTCGGTTTCGACCAGGGCGGCCTGCTGACCGAAGCCGTCACGAAGAAGCCGCACGCCGTGCTGCTGCTTGACGAAATCGAGAAGGCGCACCCGGATGTCTTCAACGTGCTGCTGCAGGTCATGGACCACGGCTCGCTCACCGACAACAACGGGCGCAAGGCCGACTTCCGCAACGTCATCATCATCATGACGACCAACGCGGGCGCCGAGACCATGAACAAGGCGACCATCGGCTTCACCACCTCGCGCGAGCAGGGTGACGAGATGGCCGACATCAAGCGCCTGTTCACGCCGGAGTTCCGCAACCGCCTGGACGCGACCGTCAGCTTCCGTGCGCTCGATGAGGAAATCATCATGCGCGTGGTCGACAAGTTCCTGCTGCAGCTGGAAGCGCAACTGGCCGAGAAGAAGGTGGAAGTGACCTTCAGCGACGCCCTGCGCAAGCATCTGGCGAAGAAGGGCTTCGACCCGCTGATGGGCGCGCGCCCGATGCAGCGCCTGATCCAGGACACGATCCGCCGTGCTCTGGCCGACGAGCTGCTGTTCGGCCGCCTGGTCGATGGGGGCCGCCTGGCGGTCGACCTCGATGCCGAAGGCAAGGTCGTCCTCGACATCCAGCCGCCGAAGAAGAGCGACAAGCCCAAGGCCGAGCCGGCCACGGCCTGA
- a CDS encoding zinc-dependent peptidase translates to MVLAAWRRWRERRTLATRPIPDAMWQSTLARYAFLAALTPAEAQRLRDMATLFLADKEFTGAGGLDVTDDMAVTIAAQACLPVLELGLHWYDSFVTIVLHPDEVVAAREVTDEFGVVHHYEEALVGEALGDGPMMLSWRGVTDAAHTDGPVYNVVIHEFAHVIELRSGDATGIPPLPDAASREHWRRVIEASHLRLVRRLDAGADTVLDPYGAESVSEFFAVACEGFFVAGAALRDDDPYLYELLKGFFRQDPAERRAP, encoded by the coding sequence ATGGTGCTCGCCGCCTGGCGCCGCTGGCGCGAACGACGCACCCTGGCCACACGGCCGATCCCCGATGCGATGTGGCAATCGACCCTGGCGCGTTACGCCTTCCTCGCGGCGCTGACCCCCGCCGAAGCACAGCGTCTGCGCGACATGGCCACCCTATTCCTTGCAGACAAAGAGTTCACCGGCGCGGGTGGGCTCGACGTCACGGACGACATGGCCGTGACCATCGCCGCGCAGGCCTGCCTGCCGGTGCTCGAGCTGGGCCTGCACTGGTACGACAGCTTCGTGACCATCGTGCTGCACCCCGACGAAGTGGTCGCAGCCCGCGAGGTGACCGACGAATTCGGCGTGGTGCACCACTACGAGGAAGCGTTGGTCGGCGAAGCCCTGGGCGACGGCCCGATGATGCTCAGCTGGCGTGGCGTCACCGATGCCGCCCACACCGACGGGCCGGTCTACAACGTCGTGATCCACGAGTTCGCCCACGTGATCGAGCTGCGCAGTGGCGATGCCACCGGAATCCCGCCACTGCCAGACGCCGCATCGAGAGAACACTGGCGGCGCGTCATCGAGGCGAGCCACTTGCGTCTCGTGCGCCGCCTCGATGCCGGCGCCGACACCGTGCTTGACCCATATGGCGCCGAGTCGGTCAGTGAGTTCTTCGCCGTCGCCTGTGAGGGTTTTTTCGTGGCCGGTGCGGCGTTGCGCGACGACGACCCTTACCTCTACGAGCTGCTGAAGGGCTTTTTCCGGCAAGACCCGGCCGAGCGCCGCGCCCCATGA
- a CDS encoding UDP-2,3-diacylglucosamine diphosphatase — MSDTPRDTAHAPPELHADAHWRRIDFISDLHLSADTPRTFEAWASYLRDTPADAVLILGDLFEVWVGDDSRFEGFEADCAQVLREASATRSLAFLVGNRDFLVGDALLKDCGVTALADPTLLLAFGQRVLLTHGDALCLADTEYQAFRAMVRSPAWQQQFLAQPLAARREYARQVRQQSEARKTSQTSPEEWADVDTPEAQSWLRAASSTTMVHGHTHRPASQPLGDGCERHVLSDWELDHRPHRAEVLRLTHQGFQRLPLAQALAP; from the coding sequence ATGAGCGACACGCCCCGTGACACGGCTCACGCGCCGCCCGAGCTTCACGCCGATGCGCACTGGCGGCGCATCGACTTCATCTCCGACCTGCACCTGAGCGCCGACACCCCGCGCACCTTCGAGGCCTGGGCCTCGTACCTGCGCGACACGCCGGCCGATGCGGTGCTCATCCTCGGCGACCTGTTCGAGGTGTGGGTAGGTGACGATTCCCGTTTCGAGGGCTTCGAGGCCGACTGTGCGCAGGTGCTGCGCGAGGCCTCGGCAACACGCAGCCTCGCCTTCCTGGTCGGCAACCGCGACTTTCTCGTCGGTGACGCGCTGTTGAAAGACTGTGGGGTCACCGCCCTCGCCGACCCCACGCTGCTGCTCGCCTTCGGCCAGCGCGTGCTGCTCACCCACGGCGACGCGCTGTGCCTCGCCGACACCGAGTACCAGGCGTTCCGCGCGATGGTGCGCAGCCCGGCGTGGCAGCAGCAGTTCCTCGCGCAGCCGCTGGCCGCACGCCGCGAATACGCACGGCAGGTGCGCCAGCAAAGCGAAGCCCGCAAGACATCGCAAACCTCGCCAGAAGAATGGGCTGACGTCGACACCCCCGAAGCGCAGAGCTGGCTGCGCGCCGCATCGTCGACGACGATGGTGCACGGCCACACGCACCGGCCTGCATCGCAGCCGCTGGGTGACGGCTGCGAGCGGCATGTGCTGTCCGACTGGGAACTCGACCACCGCCCCCATCGCGCAGAAGTGCTGCGCCTCACGCACCAGGGCTTTCAGCGTCTGCCGCTCGCACAAGCGTTGGCCCCCTGA
- a CDS encoding peptidyl-prolyl cis-trans isomerase: MSKTIELQTNKGNIRLELDEAKAPVTVANFVSYVEKGHYDGTVFHRVIKGFMIQGGGFEPGMKQKPTDAPIQNEANNGLKNDHYTIAMARTSAPHSASAQFFINSTDNDFLNFKSESPNGWGYAVFGKVVSGQDVVDAIEGVKTGNRGGHGDVPLEDVVITKAVVV; the protein is encoded by the coding sequence ATGAGCAAGACCATCGAACTGCAGACCAACAAGGGCAACATCCGCCTCGAGCTCGACGAAGCGAAGGCACCGGTGACCGTCGCCAACTTCGTGTCCTATGTCGAGAAGGGCCACTACGACGGCACGGTCTTCCACCGCGTGATCAAGGGTTTCATGATCCAGGGCGGCGGCTTCGAGCCCGGCATGAAGCAGAAGCCCACCGATGCGCCCATCCAGAACGAAGCCAACAACGGTCTGAAGAACGACCACTACACGATCGCGATGGCGCGCACGAGCGCCCCGCACTCGGCTTCGGCGCAGTTCTTCATCAACAGCACCGACAACGACTTCCTCAACTTCAAGTCGGAGTCGCCCAACGGCTGGGGCTACGCCGTGTTCGGCAAGGTCGTCTCGGGCCAGGACGTGGTCGACGCGATCGAAGGCGTGAAGACCGGCAACCGCGGCGGCCACGGTGACGTGCCGCTGGAAGACGTGGTCATCACCAAGGCTGTCGTCGTCTGA
- a CDS encoding peptidyl-prolyl cis-trans isomerase codes for MMKTRWLPVLAAAVIGLGASLAAHAQKVKLATSMGDIVVELDAAKAPKTVDNFVQYVKAGHYDGTVFHRVIDGFMIQGGGMTADMNEKKTRAPIPLEADNGLKNLRGTIAMARTSIPDSATSQFFINVNDNDALNARGPGNGYAVFGKVVSGMDVVDKIRLVKTGNKPPHANVPVEPVVIKKATLEK; via the coding sequence ATGATGAAAACCCGCTGGTTGCCCGTGCTCGCCGCTGCCGTGATCGGCCTCGGCGCGAGCCTTGCCGCCCATGCCCAGAAGGTCAAGCTCGCCACCTCGATGGGCGACATCGTGGTCGAACTCGACGCGGCCAAGGCGCCCAAGACGGTCGACAACTTCGTGCAGTACGTGAAGGCCGGCCACTACGACGGCACCGTCTTCCACCGCGTGATCGACGGCTTCATGATCCAGGGCGGCGGCATGACGGCCGACATGAACGAGAAGAAGACCCGCGCCCCCATCCCGCTCGAAGCCGACAACGGCCTGAAGAACCTGCGCGGCACGATCGCGATGGCCCGCACCAGCATCCCCGATTCGGCCACCTCGCAGTTCTTCATCAACGTCAACGACAACGACGCCCTCAACGCCCGCGGCCCCGGCAACGGCTACGCCGTGTTCGGCAAGGTCGTTTCGGGCATGGACGTGGTCGACAAGATCCGCCTGGTCAAGACCGGCAACAAGCCCCCTCACGCCAACGTGCCCGTCGAGCCCGTCGTGATCAAGAAAGCCACCCTGGAGAAATGA
- a CDS encoding L,D-transpeptidase translates to MAHKAWLGATVVAACALGASLPALAAPPAAKSNAAAPSPASPEARLIEVYRLIRGGDTRQALAKAESLARDVPNFQLAQLVYGDLLLTRRGKLGSLDVAPSELPASAAANWAQLRQEAAVRLAALTERPPSQAIPRQFIDLPTSTRHAIAVDASRSRLYLFENDARGLRLIADHYVSLGRLGVDKKEQGDQRTPLGVYFITSRLEARQLKDFYGPGALTLNYPNEYDRRRGKTGGGIWLHGVPPENYARAPQSTDGCVVLANDDLLRLLREVSPRRTPVIIAPKIEWVAQSHTERERTAARALVEQWRQARSRGDLSKLMSFYSTQFTSGTADLAQWSQMMSREVNAARGRESELKELSILSWRDTSEVLIVTFGEVLKGQVSGPMKRQYWGKEGGQWKIFFEGVIG, encoded by the coding sequence GTGGCGCACAAGGCTTGGCTTGGCGCCACCGTCGTGGCGGCCTGCGCCCTCGGCGCCTCGCTTCCGGCGCTCGCGGCCCCGCCTGCCGCGAAGAGCAACGCCGCCGCACCTAGCCCCGCGTCACCCGAAGCCAGGCTCATCGAGGTGTACCGCCTCATCCGCGGCGGCGACACGCGCCAGGCGCTCGCCAAGGCCGAGTCGCTCGCACGCGACGTGCCCAATTTCCAGCTGGCCCAGCTCGTCTACGGTGACCTGCTGCTCACGCGACGCGGCAAGCTCGGGTCGCTCGACGTTGCACCGTCCGAACTGCCGGCCTCGGCAGCGGCCAACTGGGCGCAGCTGCGCCAGGAAGCGGCCGTGCGCCTGGCCGCCCTCACCGAGCGCCCGCCAAGCCAGGCCATTCCGCGTCAGTTCATCGACCTGCCGACCAGCACCCGCCACGCGATTGCCGTCGATGCCAGCCGCTCGCGGCTCTACCTCTTCGAGAACGATGCACGAGGCCTGCGCCTCATCGCCGACCACTACGTCTCGCTCGGCCGCCTCGGTGTCGACAAGAAGGAGCAAGGCGACCAGCGCACGCCGCTCGGCGTGTACTTCATCACCAGCCGCCTCGAAGCCCGCCAGCTGAAAGATTTCTACGGCCCGGGTGCGCTCACGCTCAACTACCCCAACGAATACGACCGTCGCCGCGGCAAGACCGGCGGCGGCATCTGGCTGCACGGCGTGCCACCCGAGAACTATGCGCGCGCGCCGCAAAGCACCGACGGCTGCGTGGTGCTCGCCAACGACGACCTGCTGCGACTGCTGCGCGAGGTGTCGCCACGCCGCACGCCGGTCATCATCGCGCCGAAGATCGAGTGGGTGGCACAGAGCCACACCGAGCGCGAGCGCACGGCCGCGCGAGCCCTGGTGGAGCAATGGCGGCAGGCACGCTCACGCGGTGACCTGAGCAAGCTGATGTCGTTCTACTCGACACAGTTCACGAGCGGCACCGCCGACCTCGCGCAGTGGTCGCAAATGATGAGCCGCGAAGTGAACGCGGCGCGCGGCCGCGAGTCCGAGCTGAAGGAACTCTCCATCCTGTCGTGGCGAGACACCAGCGAGGTGCTGATCGTGACCTTCGGCGAAGTGCTCAAAGGCCAGGTCAGCGGCCCCATGAAGCGCCAGTACTGGGGCAAGGAGGGTGGACAATGGAAGATCTTTTTCGAAGGAGTGATCGGATGA
- a CDS encoding tetratricopeptide repeat protein, which produces MARLPFPLLSLAVAAAMTFATGAHADEYADVDRLFNAGQWAEAVQKADQFLATHPRDARMRFLKGLAVAEQGRSVEATAIFVKLTEDFPELPEPYNNLAVLYSKQGQYDQARRALESAIRTNPSYATAYENLGDVYAKLASQAYSKALQVDGNNTAKVGPKLAMIRDLFAPKSAALAVASAKPVATTKPPAPPAPPPVPAPAPAPATVAKASPTPPAPRPVTATPAAPVAPAASNADQDVQAAVQAWASAWSRKDVEAYIAAYTPAFNGGKNRKAWEAERRARIEGKRSISVALSAIETRVQGDKAIVQFRQQYNADTLKVSSRKTLELVKVSGRWLIQKESTGS; this is translated from the coding sequence ATGGCACGTCTACCCTTTCCGCTTCTGAGCCTTGCCGTTGCGGCGGCGATGACCTTCGCTACCGGCGCGCATGCCGACGAGTACGCCGACGTCGATCGCCTGTTCAACGCAGGCCAGTGGGCCGAAGCCGTGCAGAAGGCCGACCAGTTCCTCGCGACCCACCCGCGCGATGCGCGCATGCGCTTCCTGAAGGGTCTCGCGGTCGCCGAACAAGGCAGGAGCGTCGAGGCCACGGCGATCTTCGTGAAGCTGACAGAAGACTTCCCTGAATTGCCCGAGCCGTACAACAACCTGGCCGTGCTCTACAGCAAGCAAGGCCAGTACGACCAGGCCCGGCGTGCGCTGGAGTCGGCCATCCGCACCAACCCCAGCTACGCGACCGCCTACGAGAACCTCGGCGATGTCTATGCAAAGCTCGCAAGCCAAGCCTATTCGAAGGCCCTGCAGGTAGACGGCAACAACACCGCGAAGGTCGGCCCGAAGCTCGCGATGATCCGCGACCTCTTCGCGCCAAAGAGCGCTGCGTTGGCCGTGGCAAGCGCGAAGCCGGTCGCGACCACCAAGCCGCCGGCACCGCCCGCCCCCCCACCCGTTCCGGCTCCCGCCCCGGCACCGGCGACGGTCGCGAAGGCCAGCCCTACACCCCCGGCACCACGCCCAGTGACTGCCACGCCGGCCGCACCCGTGGCGCCCGCGGCGAGCAATGCCGATCAGGACGTGCAAGCCGCGGTGCAGGCCTGGGCCAGCGCCTGGAGTCGCAAGGACGTCGAGGCCTACATCGCGGCCTACACGCCCGCCTTCAATGGCGGCAAGAACCGCAAGGCATGGGAAGCCGAGCGCCGCGCGCGCATCGAAGGCAAGCGCAGCATCTCGGTCGCGCTCAGCGCAATCGAAACGCGCGTGCAAGGCGACAAGGCCATCGTGCAATTTCGCCAGCAGTACAACGCCGATACGCTCAAGGTCTCCAGCCGCAAGACGCTCGAGCTGGTAAAGGTGTCGGGCCGCTGGCTGATCCAGAAGGAAAGCACCGGCTCGTGA
- the cysS gene encoding cysteine--tRNA ligase: MTLRIFNTLTRQTEVFAPIEPNHVRMYVCGMTIYDLCHVGHARFMMAFDVVARWLRASGYRVTYVRNITDIDDKIIKRALERNIPIRQLTAEMTQAMHEDVAALGIEPPTHEPRATDYVPQMLDMIGKLERNGFAYRASNGDVNYSVRKFEGYGKLSGKSLDQLRAGERVAVLDGKDDPLDFVLWKSAKPTEPDDAKWASDYGPGRPGWHIECSAMSCALLGEQFDIHGGGMDLQFPHHENEIAQSEGATGKRFVNLWMHNGFLNVVNDEGEGVKMSKSLGNFFTIRDVLKHYDGETLRFFMLRTHYRSPLNFGDANLQDARNGLRRLYTALLDLDVPAVPVDWAQPQAARFRDAMNEDFSTPEAVAILFELAGDVNRARSPEQAALLKGLAGLLGLLQQNPRAYLQGGAGIDDASIQARIDERAAAKKARDFALADQIRKELLAQGIVLQDSPQGTTWTKA; encoded by the coding sequence ATGACCTTGCGCATCTTCAACACCTTGACCCGCCAGACCGAGGTGTTCGCTCCCATCGAGCCCAACCATGTGCGCATGTACGTCTGCGGCATGACCATCTACGACCTGTGCCACGTGGGGCACGCGCGTTTCATGATGGCCTTCGACGTGGTGGCCCGCTGGCTGCGGGCCTCGGGTTACCGCGTCACCTACGTGCGCAACATCACCGACATCGACGACAAGATCATCAAGCGTGCGCTCGAGCGCAACATCCCCATTCGCCAGCTCACCGCCGAGATGACGCAGGCGATGCACGAAGACGTGGCCGCGCTCGGCATCGAGCCGCCGACCCACGAGCCGCGTGCCACCGACTACGTGCCGCAGATGCTCGACATGATCGGCAAGCTCGAGCGCAACGGTTTTGCCTACCGCGCCTCCAATGGCGACGTGAACTACTCGGTGCGCAAGTTCGAGGGCTACGGCAAGCTCTCTGGCAAGTCGCTCGACCAGCTGCGTGCCGGCGAGCGTGTGGCCGTGCTCGACGGCAAGGACGATCCGCTCGACTTCGTGCTGTGGAAGTCGGCCAAACCCACCGAGCCCGACGACGCCAAGTGGGCCAGCGACTACGGCCCGGGCCGCCCGGGCTGGCACATCGAATGCTCGGCCATGAGCTGCGCGCTGCTCGGCGAGCAGTTCGACATCCACGGCGGCGGCATGGACCTGCAATTCCCTCACCACGAGAACGAGATCGCGCAGAGCGAAGGCGCGACCGGCAAGCGCTTCGTCAACCTGTGGATGCACAACGGCTTCCTCAACGTCGTGAACGACGAAGGCGAGGGCGTGAAGATGTCGAAGTCACTCGGCAATTTCTTCACCATCCGCGACGTGCTCAAGCACTACGACGGCGAGACGCTGCGCTTCTTCATGCTGCGCACGCACTACCGCAGCCCGCTGAACTTCGGTGATGCGAACCTGCAGGACGCACGCAACGGACTGCGTCGCCTCTACACCGCGCTGCTCGATCTCGACGTGCCCGCCGTGCCCGTCGACTGGGCGCAGCCGCAAGCCGCTCGCTTCCGCGACGCGATGAACGAGGACTTCAGCACGCCCGAGGCGGTGGCCATCCTGTTCGAGCTGGCCGGCGATGTGAACCGCGCGAGGTCACCGGAGCAAGCAGCGCTCCTCAAAGGGCTCGCCGGTCTGCTCGGCCTCTTGCAGCAGAACCCGCGCGCCTATCTGCAGGGGGGCGCTGGCATTGACGACGCGTCGATCCAGGCCAGGATCGACGAGCGAGCGGCCGCCAAGAAAGCGCGCGACTTCGCACTCGCCGACCAGATCCGCAAGGAGCTCCTCGCACAAGGCATCGTGCTGCAGGACTCGCCGCAAGGCACCACCTGGACCAAGGCCTGA
- a CDS encoding DNA-3-methyladenine glycosylase 2 family protein translates to MRKLIPQCGEGQLQSRGDAFTTLARSIVGQQISVKAAQAVWDRFVALMDGAPTRVLPAAVAQIEAAVLRSAGLSARKVEYLLDLAQHFESGKVHVRQWQQMDDEAIIEELVAIRGIGRWTAEMFLIFHLMRPNVLPLDDVGLIKGISINYFSGEPVSRAEAREVGDAWAPFRSVATWYIWRSLDPLPVAY, encoded by the coding sequence ATGCGCAAGCTCATTCCCCAGTGCGGGGAAGGGCAGTTGCAGAGCCGCGGTGACGCGTTCACGACGCTGGCGCGCTCCATCGTCGGCCAGCAGATCTCGGTCAAGGCCGCACAGGCGGTGTGGGATCGCTTCGTCGCCTTGATGGATGGTGCGCCCACACGGGTGCTGCCCGCGGCCGTGGCGCAGATCGAGGCCGCGGTGCTGCGCAGCGCCGGCCTGTCGGCGCGCAAGGTGGAATACCTGCTCGACCTGGCCCAGCATTTCGAGTCGGGCAAGGTCCATGTGCGCCAGTGGCAGCAGATGGACGACGAGGCCATCATCGAGGAGCTGGTCGCCATCCGCGGCATCGGTCGCTGGACGGCCGAGATGTTCCTGATCTTCCACCTCATGCGGCCCAACGTGCTGCCGCTCGACGACGTGGGGCTGATCAAGGGCATCAGCATCAACTACTTCAGCGGAGAGCCCGTTTCCAGGGCCGAAGCGCGTGAAGTGGGCGACGCCTGGGCCCCCTTTCGCTCGGTGGCCACGTGGTACATTTGGCGCAGCCTCGACCCTCTGCCTGTGGCTTATTGA